One genomic segment of Oncorhynchus mykiss isolate Arlee chromosome 10, USDA_OmykA_1.1, whole genome shotgun sequence includes these proteins:
- the LOC110534374 gene encoding uncharacterized protein LOC110534374 — protein MSGTRTRRGTLSEQSRTARAAAVAEQLHHECTLLLELYRKKETFAEELTSGGERLVTVPPLSSQLSPNDMLWRLYSALQQCRNLLEHAIGREEGVGNDRNRTEYESQKKTVRDRLGHLLESTRLLLADGAGTAAFTPDPNNTEIDGPVNGSPFALKLWIYRIFNELEHWTLAASKTLKALHPDGAAPKERRTRGRARGRRTRR, from the exons ATGTCAGGGACACGGACAAGAAGAGGGACTCTTTCGGAACAGTCTCGAACTGCGAGGGCAGCTGCTGTTGCTGAGCAGTTGCACCATGAATGCACCCTCTTATTGGAACTGTAT AGAAAAAAGGAGACGTTCGCCGAGGAACTCACCAGCGGCGGGGAGCGCCTGGTGACCGTGCCACCACTTTCCTCCCAGCTCTCGCCGAATGACATGTTGTGGCGCCTCTACTCCGCCCTGCAACAGTGCCGGAACCTCCTGGAGCATGCCATTGGCCGGGAAGAGGGGGTGGGAAACGACAGGAACAGGACCGAATACGAGAGCCAGAAGAAAACCGTGAGGGACCGGCTGGGGCACCTGCTAGAGAGCACACGGCTCCTCCTGGCGGACGGAGCTGGAACTGCAGCCTTCACTCCTGATCCGAACAATACTGAG ATAGATGGTCCGGTGAACGGCAGCCCGTTTGCGCTAAAGCTCTGGATCTACCGCATCTTCAACGAGCTGGAGCACTGGACGCTCGCCGCCTCCAAGACCCTGAAGGCCCTGCACCCCGACGGAGCCGCCCCCAAGGAGCGCAGAACGAGGGGGAGGGCAAGAGGGAGGAGGACCCGGAGATGA
- the si:ch211-113e8.11 gene encoding uncharacterized protein si:ch211-113e8.11, producing MNSLVGYGVSSDSDSDGDIVNNKKTESKVDGETQKKGRNFLLESGSASSESDCDSNPEEEVNPVSQLQPKRPPPSCMGPPSESRTPLLPAPPSSLSYKLPPPPLGASSKSGVFANPFKAQADQKLNVLQKHVPLTVQARPSQIGGKRMCVAYRKDGRCRFGIKCKFAHDSDLQSSIIPNDYDPPEDDAPGSHQADPNAGGSSYMGRQNFHHNQGGDPEEDEGQQSRKRRVGLSNTLVPPKRALKNYAMQRKREQVNLN from the exons ATGAATTCTCTCGTCGGCTATGGCGTGTCCTCTGATTCTGACAGCGATGGGGATATTGTAAACAACAAGAA GACTGAGAGCAAGGTGGATGGAGAGACCCAGAAGAAGGGCCGCAATTTCCTCCTAGAGTCCGGGTCAGCCTCCAGTGAGTCGGACTGTGACTCCAACCCAGAGGAAGAGGTGAACCCCGTATCTCAACTACAACCAAAACGCCCTCCTCCTTCCTGTATGGGACCCCCCTCAGAGTCCcgtacccctctcctccccgcaCCCCCTAGCTCCCTCTCCTACaaactcccccctccccccctcggGGCCTCGTCCAAGAGTGGCGTATTCGCCAACCCCTTCAAGGCTCAAGCCGACCAGAAGCTCAACGTCTTGCAGAAGCATGTCCCTCTCACAGTGCAGGCCCGGCCCTCCCAGATAGGGGGCAAGAGGATGTGTGTGGCGTACAGGAAGGACGGACGCTGCAGGTTCGGGATCAAATGCAAGTTTGCCCACGACAGCGATCTCCAGAGCTCCATCATTCCCAATGACTATGACCCCCCTGAGGATGACGCTCCCGGATCGCACCAAGCTGACCCCAACGCAGGAGGCTCTTCATACATGGGTCGCCAGAACTTTCACCACAACCAGGGAGGAGACCCTGAAGAGGATGAGGGTCAGCAGTCTAGGAAGAGGAGAGTAGGGCTGAGTAACACCCTAGTGCCTCCTAAAAGGGCGTTGAAGAATTATGCaatgcagaggaagagagaacaggtCAATTTGAACTGA
- the LOC110534370 gene encoding E3 ubiquitin-protein ligase ZFP91 translates to MEPQITQIGENNKRDEPEDDKATVQSPASSAAVTPRRTSRGRGVGRKKGVSPSPCTNGATPGTPSSGRVLRDRSTRTLPAWLQSEKSDHAEESNPDKAVNRRRKAACPRSRKNASSAASTESTGEVGDDSSQAHDSGHPRKPTDVQVHPHSQNAQTRAKAPSARGTRGSAKPVCKSEPGTVNPTVEVEAKVVAKKTVRIEKKEENEEDVLLGGEEESPFQDDPKDFSFQPQSQSGEISSDDDIPFRDDLNDQSYNPEAETTRDAPKPRRKPPPRQKEKKEREPGIKIEGTDVKLENEFGEGDLPRKRGRRRKDDKSPRLPKRRKKPPVQYVRCEMEGCGTVLAHPRYLQHHIKYQHLLKKKFVCPHPSCGRLFRLQKQLLRHAKHHTDQRDYICEFCARAFKSSHNLAVHRMIHTGEKPLQCEICGFTCRQKASLNWHMKKHDADATYQFSCSICNKKFEKKDSVVAHKAKSHPEVLIAEALAANAGALITTPASLLEASGVGCVGNQGELVRLEPAQQVTQVGEQMTHMGQQVAQMGQVSHQVVVVSQDQGLHAMQMPLTIALSPIDPPSPSDTQQQQTHHTLQLQMPLHFVQQVAATSPPQQQSQQQQAQMQQLALHSGSVVTQQHQPQQLQQMTLQSYQQQNQQPQILHMTFQTVDGSQTHLQQIPLLATPQQLQTLQSSSHISTANLPLLAQVQLQPPPQTQDIQLQDPTTVGCSESYALDDSVLSASSPSANTLQQCETVGEGEVVWEGGGEGDGVVEGDVLTDATEVHMQHVLI, encoded by the exons ATGGAGCCGCAAATCACCCAAATAGGTGAAAACAATAAAAGGGATGAGCCCGAGGATGACAAGGCCACGGTACAATCCCCGGCCTCGAGTGCAGCGGTCACCCCGCGCAGGACTTCGAGAGGCCGAGGAGTTGGCCGGAAGAAGGGGGTTTCTCCTTCGCCGTGTACGAATGGAGCAACACCAGGCACTCCGAGTTCTGGACGAGTGTTACGGGACCGGTCTACACGAACACTACCAGCTTGGTTGCAGAGCGAGAAGAGTGACCATGCAGAAGAATCGAACCCTGACAAAGCCGTAAACCGCCGGAGGAAAGCTGCCTGTCCACGATCCAGGAAAAATGCCTCCTCCGCAGCTTCAACAGAGAGTACCGGAGAGGTCGGGGATGACAGTAGTCAAGCTCATGA CTCAGGGCACCCAAGGAAACCCACCGATGTTCAAG TCCACCCCCACTCACAGAATGCTCAGACGCGTGCCAAGGCCCCTTCTGCCCGGGGTACCAGGGGGTCCGCCAAGCCTGTGTGCAAGAGTGAGCCTGGCACTGTCAACCCAACCG TGGAGGTGGAAGCAAAGGTAGTTGCAAAGAAGACAGTTAGGAT TGAGAAAAAAGAGGAGAATGAGGAAGACGTTCTCttgggaggagaagaagagtctCCTTTCCAAGATGACCCTAAAGACTTCAGCTTCCAGCCACAGTCTCAGAG TGGGGAAATCAGCAGTGATGATGACATTCCCTTCAGAGATGACCTCAACGACCAGAGCTACAACCCGGAGGCTGAGACTactag GGATGCCCCCAAACCACGGCGCAAACCCCCtccgagacagaaagagaaaaaagagagggagcCAGGAATCAAGATAGAGGGCACAGACGTGAAGCTGGAGAACGAGTTCGGAGAGGGGGATTTGCCCAGAAA GAGAGGCAGGCGAAGGAAAGATGATAAAAGTCCCCGGCTCCCGAAAAGAAG GAAGAAGCCACCGGTGCAGTACGTGCGCTGTGAGATGGAGGGGTGTGGCACAGTCCTGGCTCACCCTCGCTACCTGCAG CACCATATTAAGTACCAGCACCTTTTGAAGAAGAAGTTTGTATGTCCTCACCCATCCTGCGGAAGACTCTTCAGGCTGCAGAAACAGCTACTTCGCCATGCCAAGCACCACaccg ACCAGAGGGACTACATCTGCGAGTTCTGCGCCCGCGCCTTCAAGAGCTCCCACAACCTGGCTGTGCACCGCATGATCCACACCGGAGAGAAACCACTGCA ATGTGAGATCTGTGGCTTCACCTGCCGCCAGAAGGCCTCCCTCAACTGGCACATGAAGAAGCACGACGCTGATGCCACCTACCAGTTCTCCTGCTCCATCTGTAACAAGAAGTTTGAGAAGAAGGACAGCGTGGTGGCCCACAAGGCAAAGAGCCACCCGGAGGTGCTCATCGCAGAGGCCCTGGCGGCCAACGCAGGGGCCCTCATCACTACCCCTGCCTCCCTGCTAGAGGCCTCGGGAGTGGGTTGTGTCGGGAACCAAGGGGAGCTGGTACGACTGGAGCCCGCCCAGCAGGTGACCCAAGTGGGTGAACAAATGACCCACATGGGGCAACAGGTAGCTCAGATGGGTCAGGTGAGCCACCAGGTGGTAGTAGTGAGTCAGGACCAGGGCCTCCACGCCATGCAGATGCCCCTGACCATCGCCCTGTCCCCCATCGACCCCCCGTCGCCCTCCGACACCCAGCAGCAGCAGACCCACCACACCCTCCAGCTCCAGATGCCTCTTCATTTTGTTCAGCAGGTGGCGGCCACTTCCCCACCTCAGCAGCAGTcgcagcagcagcaggcccagATGCAGCAACTGGCCCTTCATTCCGGCTCGGTAGTGACCCAGCAGCATCAGCCCCAGCAGCTCCAGCAAATGACCCTGCAGTCTTATCAGCAGCAGAATCAGCAGCCGCAGATTCTCCACATGACCTTCCAGACCGTTGACGGGTCGCAGACACATCTGCAGCAGATCCCCTTGTTAGCCACCCCCCAGCAACTCCAAACCCTCCAGAGTAGCTCCCATATTTCTACTGCCAACCTCCCTCTCTTGGCCCAGGTCCAACTTCAACCTCCACCCCAAACTCAGGACATCCAGCTTCAGGACCCAACCACTGTGGGTTGTAGCGAAAGCTACGCTCTGGACGATTctgttctctctgcctcctctccttccgcTAACACCCTTCAACAGTGTGAGACTGTAGGGGAGGGCGAGGTCGTTTGGGAAGGGGGCGGAGAGGGGGACGGAGTGGTGGAGGGGGATGTTTTGACCGATGCCACAGAAGTGCACATGCAACATGTACTTATCTAG